The Myxococcota bacterium genomic sequence GCGGCGGCGCGGCGCCGTTGCCGCGTCCCTTTTCGCCTGGCTTGTCGCCGGCTTTGGCGAGCAGGAGGAGCCGCCGGAAGGCCGCCGCGGTACCCAGCACCACGAAGCCGATCATCCCCCAGGGCGCACTGCCCAGCCAGCGGTCGACCAGGTAGCCGAGGCCCGCGCCGGCGACGACCGAGAGCGAGGCCTCCCAGGCGGCCTCGGCGGTCCGCCCCATCGCGATCGGGGCATAGCGGGGCCGGCGGCGGCCGGGGCCCGGGCTCACACCGCCTTCCGGAACGCGCGGCGCGCGGCCGAGAGCGTCTCGTCGAGCTCGGAGTCACCGTGCGCGCTGGTCACGAAGCCGGCCTCGAACGGCGAGGGCGCGAGATAGATGCCCTGGTCGAGCATGGCGTGGAAGAAGGCGCGGAAGCGGGCGGCGTCGGCTTTCTGCGCGTCGGCGTAGCTCGTGACCGGGCCGGGATGGAAGAAGAAGCCGAACAGGCCGCCCAGCGCCGAGCTGCTGAACGGCACGCCGGCCTCGCGCGCCAGCGCTTCGAGGCCGCTCGTCAGCTTGCGCGCGGTCTCCTCGAGTGACTGGTAGGTGCCCGGCCGGCTGGCCAGCTCGAGCACCGCCAGGCCCGCCGCCGTGGCCAGCGGATTGCCCGAGAGCGTGCCTGCCTGGTACACCGGACCCACCGGCGCCATGCGCTCGAGCAGCACGCGCCGGCCGCCGTACGCGCCGACCGGCAGGCCGCCGCCGATCACCTTGCCGAAGGTCCACAGGTCGGGAGTGACTCCCAGGCGCTCGGCCGCGCCGCCCAGCGCCACGCGGAAGCCCGTGATCACCTCGTCGAAGATCAACAGCGATCCGTGCCGGTCGCAGAGCCGGCGCAGACCGGCGAGGAAGCCATCGGCCGGCATCACCATGCCCATGTTCGCGGCCACCGGCTCGACGATCACGCCGGCAAGCTCGTTGCCGCGCTCCGCGAACAGCTCGGTGACTCGCGCGAGGTCGTTGAACGGCAGCACGATCGTGTCGGCCACGGCCGCGGCGGGCACGCCGTCGGTGCCGGGAATGCCGAGCGTGGCCACGCCCGAGCCCGCAGCCGCGAGCATGTGGTCGGGGTGGCCGTGATAGCAGCCGTCGAACTTCACGATCCGCTCGCGCCCGGTCGCGCCGCGCGCCAGCCGGATCGCGCTCATCGTGGCCTCGGTGCCCGACGACACGAGCCGCAGCATCTCGACGCCGGGCACGAGTGACACGACGCGCTCCGCGAGCGCGATCTCCGCCTCGGTCGGCGCGCCGAAGCTCGTGCCGCGCGCCGCGGCCGCGCGAACGGCCTCGAGCACGATCGGGTGCGCGTGACCCACCAGGATCGCGCCCCACGACGCGACCCAGTCGACGTAGCGGTTGCCGTCCTCGTCCTCGAGCCGCGCGCCCGAAGCCGAGCGGATGAAGCGCGCCTGGCCGCCCACGTAGCCGAAGGCGCGCACCGGGCTGTTGACCCCGCCCGGGATCACCTCGCGGGCGCGCTTCATGAGGCGCTTCGAGCGCCCCGTCCTCACGACGCCTCGCCTCCGGCGTCTCCCTCGTCGCCTTCGTCTTCCTCGGCGAGCTTGGCGACGGAGACCACGACCTCGCCCTCGTTGGGCTCCATCAGCCGCACGCCCTGCGTGTTGCGGCTCATGGTCGGGATCTCGCCGACGCGCGTGCGGATCATCTTCCCGCCGTTGGTGATCAGCATGATCTCGTCGCCGTCGGAGACCTGCAGGATGCCCACGACCTTCCCGTTCCGCTCCGTGGTCTTGATCGTGATGATGCCCTGCCCGCCGCGGTTCTGTTCGCGGTAGTCCTCGAGCGGCGTGCGCTTGCCGAAGCCGTTCTCGCTCACCGTGAGGATGGTCTTGCCGGGCTTCAGCACCTCCATGCCGACGGTGGCGTCGCCCTCGCGCGTGGAGATGCCGCGCACTCCGGTGGCGCTGCGGCCCATCGGGCGGACCTGGGCTTCGGCGAAGCGGATCGACTTGCCGTCCTGGGTCGCGAGCAGGAGCTGCTCCGCGCCCGTGGTGCGCGCGGCGGCGATCAGCTCGTCGCCCTCGGAGATGTGGATCGCGATGATGCCGCTCGGGCGGGGGTTGGCGAACGCCGCGAGCTCGGTCTTCTTGATCGTGCCCTGGCGCGTGGCCAGCACCACGAAGCCGCCCTCGTCGAAGTCACGCACGGGCAGGATCGCCTCGATGCGCTCGCCCTCGCCCAGGCGCAACAGGTTCACGAGCGCCTTGCCCTTGGCGGCGCGCGACAGCTCGGGCAGCTCGAACACCTTGAGCCAGTAGACGCGGCCCAGGTTGGTGAAACACAGCAGATAGGCGTGAGTCGAAGCGACGATCACCTGCTCGACGAAATCCTCGTCGGCGGTGGCGGCGGCGACTTTGCCCTTCCCGCCGCGGCGCTGCGCGCGGTACAACCGCGGCACGTGGCGCTTGGCGTAGCCACGGTGCGTGATGGTCACGACCATGTCTTCTTCCGCGATCAGGTCTTCGGTCGTGAAGTCCTCGACCGCGGGCGCGAGCTCCGTGCGGCGCGGGTCGGAGTATTTCGCGCGGATCTCGGTCAGCTCCTCGATGATCTTGTCGGTCACCAGCTGGTCGCTGGCGAGCAGCGCCTTCAGCTCCTCGATCAGCGCGCGCACTTCGGCCAGCTCGTCGAGGATCTTCTGGCGCTCCATGGCCGTGAGTCGCTGAAGCCGCAGCTCGAGGATCGCCTGCGCCTGGCGCTCGGACAGGCTGAAGCGCGATTCGAGCCCCGCGCGCGCCTCGGCCGGGCTCTGACTCGCGCGGATCAACGCGATCACGGCGTCGAGGTGGTCGAGCGCGATCGCGAAGCCTTCCAGGATGTGGGCCCGGGCCTCGGCCTGGCGCAGGTCGTAGGCGGCGCGCCGGCGCACGACCTCGCGGCGGAAGTCGAGGAAGTGCTGGAGCAGCGGAATCAGTCCCAGGGTCTGGGGCCGGTTGCGCACCAGCGCGACCATGTTCACGCCGAACGTGGTCTGCATGGGAGTCAGCTTGAAGAGCTGGTTCAGCACGACCTGGTCGTCGGCGTCCTTCTTCAGCTCGACCACCACGCGCATGCCGCGGCGGTCGGACTCGTCGCGCACGTCGGAGATGCCGTCGATGCGCCCGTCGCGCACGAGCTCCGCGATCTTCTCGATCATCGACGCCTTGTTGACCATGTACGGGATCTCGTCGACGACGATGCGCTGCTTGCCGCCGCGGGCCTCTTCGATCGCCGCGCGCGCGCGCACGGTGAGCAGGCCGCGGCCGGTCCGGTAGGCCTCGCGGATCGGCGCCGAGCCGCAGATCAGCGCGCCGGTCGGGAAGTCCGGCCCCGGCAGCTTCTCCATCAGCTCCTCGAGCGTGGCGCGCGGATTGCGCGCGAGCATGACCAGCGCGTCGACCGTCTCGCCGATGTTGTGCGGCGGGATGTTGGTGGCCATGCCGACCGCGATGCCGGACGAGCCGTTCACCACCAGGTTCGGGATGCGCGTCGGCAGCACCACGGGCTCGCTGCGCGTGTTGTCGTAGTTGGGGATGAAGTCGACGGTCTCGCGCTCGAGATCGGCGAGCATCTCGCCGGCGATGCGAGTGAGTCGCGCCTCGGTGTAGCGCATGGCCGCCGGCGGATCGCCGTCGATCGAGCCGAAGTTGCCCTGGCCGTCGACCAGCGGGTATCTCATCGAGAACGGCTGCGCGAGCCGCACCAGCGACGGGTACACCACCGCCTCGCCGTGCGGGTGGTAGTTGCCGGAGACGTCGCCGGAGATCTTGGCGCACTTCCGGTAGGGCCGGTCACTGGCCAGGTTCAGGTCGTTGAACGTGACCAGGATGCGGCGCTGGGAGGGCTTCAGGCCATCTCGGACGTCGGGCAGCGCGCGGCTGATGATGACCGACATCGAGTAGTCGAGGAACGACCGCCGCATCTCGTCTTCGATGGCGACGGGCGTGGGCGGATTGACCGGCGGGAGCTCTGGTGTCTCGGGCGTGTCCGACATCGGCGGCTCAGATGTCGAGGTTCACGACGTTGAGCGCGTTCTTCTCGATGAACTCCTTGCGCGGCTCCACCAGGTCGCCCATGAGCACGCTGAACGTCTCGCTCGCGCCCGGCGGATCCTCGACCGACACGTGCAGGAGCGTGCGGCGCGCGGGGTCCATGGTGGTCTCCCAGAGCTGCTCGGCGTTCATCTCGCCCAGGCCCTTGTAGCGCTGGATGTACTGGCCCTTGCTCGCGATCTTGAGCAGCTCGGCGAGCAGCAGGCGCGGCGTCGCGATCTCGCGCGACTCACTGCCCGTGACGAGCTTGTAGGGCGCGGTCCCGACGTTGTGCGCGTGCTCGGCCAGCGACACGAAGCGGCCGTAGTCGGGTGACTCGAGCAGCGCCTGGTCGAACTCGAGCGAGCGCTGCACGGCCGTGTTGCGCATCTGCACGGTCGGCGTCCAGCGGCTGTGCTCGGCGTCGTGCGCCCATTCGAAGCGCAGCGGCAGCGTGTCGGGATAGGCGCGCTCGAGATAGCTTGTGAGTCGCGCCTCGAACGCGGCGCGGTCCCGTTCGCCGGCCAGCGGCGAGGAGCTGGTGAGCCCCGACGCCGCGGCGGCCTCGACCACGCGCGAATCGATCGCGCGCCGCTCCATGGCGGCGGCCACGCGCTCGCAGCGCTGCGCGTCGGACAGCAGCTCGCGCAACGTGGCTTCGAGCAGCGCGTCGTCCTGGCCCGACGAGAACACCTGCGCTTCGGCCAGGCCGATGCCCAGCAGGTGCTGTGACAGCTCGGCGTCGGTCTGGATGTACTGCTCGCTCTTGCCGCGCTTCAGCTTGTACAGCGGGGGCTGCGCCAGGAACAGGTGACCGCGCGTGATCAGCTCGGGCATGTGCCGGAAGAAGAACGTGAGCAGCAGTGTCTGGATGTGCGAGCCGTCCACGTCGGCGTCGGTCATCAGGATGACCTTGTGGTAGCGGAGCTTCGAGGCGTCGAAGTCCTCGCCGATGCCCACGCCCAGCGCCGCGATCATGGTCTGGATCTCGTTGTTGGCGAGCATGCGGTCGAGCCGCGCCTTCTCGACGTTGATCAGCTTGCCGCGGATGGGCAGGATCGCCTGGTTCGAGCGGTCGCGGCCCTGCTTGGCGGTGCCGCCGGCGGAGTCACCCTCGACGATGAACAGCTCGGAGCGGGCGGGATCGCGTTCCTGACAATCGGCCAGCTTGCCCGGCAGGCTGGCGCCGTCGAGCGCGCCCTTGCGCCGGGTGAGCTCGCGCGCCTTGCGCGCCGCCTCGCGCGCGCGCACCGCCTCGAGACACTTCTGGGTGATCGTCCTGGCGTTGGCGGGGTTCTCTTCGAGATAAGCCGAGAGTGAGTCGTAGACCAGGTTCGCGACCAGGCCCGTGACCTCGGAGTTGCCCAGCTTGGACTTGGTCTGGCCCTCGAACTGCGGGTGCGAGAGCTTCACCGAGACCACCGCCGCGAGGCCCTCGCGCGTGTCCTCGCCGGTGGCGGTGACCGTTTCCTTCTCGTTCAGATTGGCCGAGATCCAGCGGTTCAACGCGCGCGTGATCGCGTTGCGGAAGCCGGTCAGGTGCGCCCCGCCTTCGATCGTGTTCACGTTGTTGGCGAAGCTGTAGACACTCTCGTTGTAGCCGTCGTTGTACTGGAGGGCGACCTCGATGTGGACGTCGGTGGTCACGATCCCGTCGCCCGTCGACTGCTCGTAGGAGCGGTCGCCCGACAGGAAGATCACCGGGTGCAAGGCCACGGTGCCGCGGTTCAGATACTCGACGAACGACGCGATGCCGCCCTCGTAGTGCAGCTCGTGCTTCTTGCCGCTGCGCTCGTCCTCGAGGTCGATGCGGATGCCCGCGTTCAGGAACGACAGCTCGCGCAGCCGGTTGGCCAGCGTGTCGAAGCT encodes the following:
- a CDS encoding AtpZ/AtpI family protein, with the protein product MGRTAEAAWEASLSVVAGAGLGYLVDRWLGSAPWGMIGFVVLGTAAAFRRLLLLAKAGDKPGEKGRGNGAAPPPGAPGE
- the hemL gene encoding glutamate-1-semialdehyde 2,1-aminomutase; translation: MRTGRSKRLMKRAREVIPGGVNSPVRAFGYVGGQARFIRSASGARLEDEDGNRYVDWVASWGAILVGHAHPIVLEAVRAAAARGTSFGAPTEAEIALAERVVSLVPGVEMLRLVSSGTEATMSAIRLARGATGRERIVKFDGCYHGHPDHMLAAAGSGVATLGIPGTDGVPAAAVADTIVLPFNDLARVTELFAERGNELAGVIVEPVAANMGMVMPADGFLAGLRRLCDRHGSLLIFDEVITGFRVALGGAAERLGVTPDLWTFGKVIGGGLPVGAYGGRRVLLERMAPVGPVYQAGTLSGNPLATAAGLAVLELASRPGTYQSLEETARKLTSGLEALAREAGVPFSSSALGGLFGFFFHPGPVTSYADAQKADAARFRAFFHAMLDQGIYLAPSPFEAGFVTSAHGDSELDETLSAARRAFRKAV
- the gyrA gene encoding DNA gyrase subunit A; the encoded protein is MSDTPETPELPPVNPPTPVAIEDEMRRSFLDYSMSVIISRALPDVRDGLKPSQRRILVTFNDLNLASDRPYRKCAKISGDVSGNYHPHGEAVVYPSLVRLAQPFSMRYPLVDGQGNFGSIDGDPPAAMRYTEARLTRIAGEMLADLERETVDFIPNYDNTRSEPVVLPTRIPNLVVNGSSGIAVGMATNIPPHNIGETVDALVMLARNPRATLEELMEKLPGPDFPTGALICGSAPIREAYRTGRGLLTVRARAAIEEARGGKQRIVVDEIPYMVNKASMIEKIAELVRDGRIDGISDVRDESDRRGMRVVVELKKDADDQVVLNQLFKLTPMQTTFGVNMVALVRNRPQTLGLIPLLQHFLDFRREVVRRRAAYDLRQAEARAHILEGFAIALDHLDAVIALIRASQSPAEARAGLESRFSLSERQAQAILELRLQRLTAMERQKILDELAEVRALIEELKALLASDQLVTDKIIEELTEIRAKYSDPRRTELAPAVEDFTTEDLIAEEDMVVTITHRGYAKRHVPRLYRAQRRGGKGKVAAATADEDFVEQVIVASTHAYLLCFTNLGRVYWLKVFELPELSRAAKGKALVNLLRLGEGERIEAILPVRDFDEGGFVVLATRQGTIKKTELAAFANPRPSGIIAIHISEGDELIAAARTTGAEQLLLATQDGKSIRFAEAQVRPMGRSATGVRGISTREGDATVGMEVLKPGKTILTVSENGFGKRTPLEDYREQNRGGQGIITIKTTERNGKVVGILQVSDGDEIMLITNGGKMIRTRVGEIPTMSRNTQGVRLMEPNEGEVVVSVAKLAEEDEGDEGDAGGEAS
- the gyrB gene encoding DNA topoisomerase (ATP-hydrolyzing) subunit B, translated to MTEYDARSIEVLEGLDPVRKRPAMYIGSTGPAGLHHLVYEVVDNSIDEAVAGFCDTIRVTIHTDCSVTVEDNGRGIPVDPHAKLGRPAAEVVLTTLHSGGKFTNKAYKVSSGLHGVGVSCVNALSDKLDLEIKKDGKVYQQRYERGAPQDDLHVVGVTDKTGTKITFHPDPKIFESTEYSFDTLANRLRELSFLNAGIRIDLEDERSGKKHELHYEGGIASFVEYLNRGTVALHPVIFLSGDRSYEQSTGDGIVTTDVHIEVALQYNDGYNESVYSFANNVNTIEGGAHLTGFRNAITRALNRWISANLNEKETVTATGEDTREGLAAVVSVKLSHPQFEGQTKSKLGNSEVTGLVANLVYDSLSAYLEENPANARTITQKCLEAVRAREAARKARELTRRKGALDGASLPGKLADCQERDPARSELFIVEGDSAGGTAKQGRDRSNQAILPIRGKLINVEKARLDRMLANNEIQTMIAALGVGIGEDFDASKLRYHKVILMTDADVDGSHIQTLLLTFFFRHMPELITRGHLFLAQPPLYKLKRGKSEQYIQTDAELSQHLLGIGLAEAQVFSSGQDDALLEATLRELLSDAQRCERVAAAMERRAIDSRVVEAAAASGLTSSSPLAGERDRAAFEARLTSYLERAYPDTLPLRFEWAHDAEHSRWTPTVQMRNTAVQRSLEFDQALLESPDYGRFVSLAEHAHNVGTAPYKLVTGSESREIATPRLLLAELLKIASKGQYIQRYKGLGEMNAEQLWETTMDPARRTLLHVSVEDPPGASETFSVLMGDLVEPRKEFIEKNALNVVNLDI